The following proteins come from a genomic window of Candidatus Methylomirabilota bacterium:
- a CDS encoding MoaD/ThiS family protein, whose amino-acid sequence MIRVVLPAHLRTLARVAGEVKLAVEGPVTAGAVLDALEATYPMLRGTIRDHVTGKRRPFVRFFACEQDVSHDPPDAPLPQAVATGAEPFMVVGAMAGG is encoded by the coding sequence GTGATCCGGGTCGTCCTGCCGGCGCATCTGCGGACCCTCGCCCGCGTCGCCGGTGAGGTGAAGCTGGCCGTCGAGGGCCCGGTCACCGCGGGCGCGGTGCTCGACGCCCTCGAGGCGACCTATCCGATGCTGCGCGGGACGATTCGCGACCACGTCACCGGCAAGCGCCGGCCCTTCGTGCGATTCTTCGCCTGCGAGCAGGACGTCTCCCACGATCCGCCCGATGCGCCGCTGCCCCAGGCGGTCGCGACGGGCGCCGAGCCGTTCATGGTGGTAGGCGCGATGGCCGGCGGCTAG